In a single window of the Callithrix jacchus isolate 240 chromosome 1, calJac240_pri, whole genome shotgun sequence genome:
- the IRS2 gene encoding insulin receptor substrate 2, with the protein MASPPRQGPPGPASGDGPNLNNNNNNNNHSVRKCGYLRKQKHGHKRFFVLRGPGAGGDEATAGGGSAPQPPRLEYYESEKKWRSKAGAPKRVIALDCCLNINKRADAKHKYLIALYTKDEYFAVAAENEQEQEGWYRALTDLVSEGRAAAGDAPPAAAPAASCSGSLPAALGGSAGAAGAEDNYGLVAPATAAYREVWQVNLKPKGLGQSKNLTGVYRLCLSARTIGFVKLNCEQPSVTLQLMNIRRCGHSDSFFFIEVGRSAVTGPGELWMQADDSVVAQNIHETILEAMKALKELFEFRPRSKSQSSGSSATHPISVPGARRHHHLVNLPPSQTGLVRRSRTDSLAATPPAAKCSSCRVRTASEGDGGAAAAAAGAGARPVSVAGSPLSPGPARAPLSRSHTLSGGCGGRGSKVALLPAGGALQHSRSMSMPVAHSPPAATSPGSLSSSSGHGSGSYPPLPGAHPPLPHPLHHGPGQRPSSSSASASGSPSDPGFMSLDEYGSSPGDLRAFCSHRSNTPESIAETPPARDGGGGGELYGYMTMDRPLSHCGRPYRRVSGDAAQDLDRGLRKRTYSLTTPARQRPVPQPSSASLDEYTLMRATFSGSAGRLCPSCPASSPKVAYHPYPEDYGDIEIGSHRSSSSNLGADDGYMPMTPGAALAGSGRSSCRSDYMPMSPASVSAPKQILQPRALAAAAVPPAGPAGPAPTSAAGRTFAVSGGSYKVSSPAESSPEDSGYMRMWCGSKLPMEQADGKLLPNGDYLNMSPGDAGTPPDLFSAALHAGGEPLRGVPGCCYSTLPRSYKASYTCGGDSDQYVLMSSPVGRILEEERLEPQATPGAGPTQPPHPLVPLPPRPGSGRPDGFLGQRGRAVRPTRLSLEGLPSLPSMHEYPLPPEPKSPGEYINIDFGEPGTRLSPPAPPLLASAASSSSLLSASSPASSLGSGTPGTSSDSRQRSPLSDYMNLDFSSPKSPKPGTRSGHPVGSLDALLSPEGSSPYPPLPPRPPASPSLSLQLPPPPPPPGELYRLPPALATTTAATATQGPGAASSTSSETGDNGDYTEMAFGVAATPPQPIAAPPKPEAARVASPTAGVKRLSLMEQVSGVEAFLQAGQPPDPHRGAKVIRADPQGGRRRHSSETFSSTTTVTPVSPSFAHNPKRHNSASVENVSLRKSSEGGMGGGPGGSEEPPTSPRQVQPVPPSAPQGRPWTPGQPGGLVGCPGSSGSPMRRETSAGFQNGLNYIAIDVREEPGTSPQPQPPPPQLPQPGDKSSWGRTRSLGGLISAVGVSSAGGGCGGPGPGTLPPANTYASIDFLSHHLKEATIVKE; encoded by the coding sequence ATGGCGAGCCCGCCGCGGCAGGGGCCGCCCGGGCCGGCGAGCGGAGACGGCCCCaacctcaacaacaacaacaacaacaacaaccacagcGTGCGCAAGTGCGGCTACCTGCGCAAGCAGAAGCACGGCCACAAGCGCTTCTTCGTGCTGCGCGGGCCCGGCGCGGGCGGCGACGAGGCGACGGCGGGCGGGGGGTCGGCGCCGCAGCCGCCGCGGCTCGAGTACTACGAGAGCGAGAAGAAGTGGCGGAGCAAGGCGGGCGCACCGAAGCGGGTGATCGCGCTCGACTGCTGCCTCAACATCAACAAGCGCGCCGACGCCAAGCACAAGTACCTGATCGCCCTCTACACCAAGGACGAGTACTTCGCCGTGGCCGCAGAGAACGAGCAGGAGCAGGAGGGCTGGTACCGCGCGCTCACCGACCTGGTCAGTGAGGGCCGCGCGGCCGCCGGAGACGCGCCCCCCGCCGCCGCGCCCGCCGCCTCCTGTAGCGGCTCCCTGCCCGCAGCCCTGGGCGGCTCCGCCGGCGCCGCCGGGGCCGAGGACAACTACGGGCTGGTGGCGCCCGCCACGGCCGCCTACCGCGAGGTGTGGCAGGTGAACCTGAAGCCCAAGGGTCTGGGCCAGAGCAAGAACCTGACAGGCGTGTACCGCCTGTGCCTGTCGGCGCGCACCATCGGCTTCGTGAAGCTCAACTGCGAGCAGCCGTCGGTGACACTGCAGCTCATGAACATCCGCCGCTGCGGCCACTCGGACAGCTTCTTCTTCATCGAGGTGGGCCGCTCGGCCGTCACGGGCCCCGGCGAGCTCTGGATGCAGGCGGACGACTCGGTGGTGGCGCAGAACATCCACGAGACCATCCTGGAGGCCATGAAGGCGCTCAAGGAGCTCTTCGAGTTCCGGCCGCGCAGCAAGAGCCAGTCGTCGGGGTCGTCGGCCACGCACCCCATCAGCGTGCCCGGCGCGCGCCGCCACCACCACCTGGTCAACCTGCCCCCCAGCCAGACGGGCCTGGTGCGCCGCTCGCGCACCGACAGCCTGGCCGCCACCCCGCCGGCCGCCAAGTGCAGCTCGTGCCGGGTGCGCACCGCCAGCGAGGGCGACGgcggcgcggcggcggcggccgcgggCGCGGGCGCCAGGCCGGTGTCGGTGGCCGGGAGCCCCCTGAGCCCCGGGCCGGCGCGCGCGCCCCTGAGCCGCTCGCACACCCTGAGCGGCGGCTGCGGCGGCCGCGGGAGCAAGGTGGCGCTGCTACCGGCAGGGGGCGCGCTGCAGCACAGCCGCTCCATGTCCATGCCGGTGGCGCACTCGCCGCCCGCTGCCACCAGCCCCGGCTCCCTGTCGTCCAGCAGCGGCCACGGCTCGGGCTCCTACCCACCGCTGCCGGGAGCGCACCCGCCCCTGCCGCACCCGCTGCACCACGGCCCCGGCCAGCGGCCCTCCAGCAGCAGCGCCTCCGCGTCGGGCTCCCCTAGCGACCCCGGCTTCATGTCCCTGGACGAGTACGGCTCCAGCCCCGGCGACCTGCGCGCCTTCTGCAGCCACCGGAGCAACACGCCGGAGTCCATCGCGGAGACGCCCCCGGCCCGGGACGGCGGCGGTGGTGGCGAGCTGTATGGGTACATGACTATGGACAGGCCCCTGAGCCACTGCGGCCGCCCCTACCGCAGGGTATCGGGGGACGCGGCCCAGGACCTGGACCGAGGGCTGCGCAAAAGGACCTACTCCCTGACCACGCCGGCCCGGCAGCGGCCGGTCCCCCAGCCTTCTTCTGCCTCGCTGGATGAGTACACGCTGATGCGGGCCACCTTCTCGGGCAGCGCGGGCCGCCTCTGCCCGTCCTGCCCTGCGTCCTCCCCTAAGGTGGCCTACCACCCCTACCCAGAGGACTACGGGGACATCGAGATCGGCTCCCACCGGAGCTCCAGCAGCAACTTGGGCGCAGACGACGGCTACATGCCCATGACGCCTGGCGCGGCCCTTGCGGGCAGCGGGAGAAGCAGCTGCAGGAGCGACTACATGCCCATGAGCCCCGCCAGCGTGTCCGCCCCCAAGCAGATCCTGCAGCCCAGGGCCCTCGCCGCCGCTGCCGTGCCCCCCGCGGGTCCTGCGGGCCCGGCGCCCACCTCTGCAGCCGGCAGAACCTTCGCTGTCAGCGGGGGCAGCTACAAGGTTAGCTCGCCCGCGGAGAGCTCGCCCGAGGACAGCGGGTACATGCGCATGTGGTGCGGCTCCAAGCTGCCCATGGAGCAGGCGGATGGCAAACTGCTGCCCAACGGGGACTACCTCAACATGTCCCCCGGCGACGCAGGCACCCCGCCGGACCTCTTCTCCGCGGCCCTGCACGCCGGCGGCGAGCCGCTTAGGGGCGTCCCAGGCTGCTGCTACAGCACTTTGCCGCGCTCCTACAAGGCGTCCTACACGTGCGGCGGCGACAGCGACCAGTACGTGCTCATGAGCTCCCCCGTGGGGCGCATCCTGGAGGAGGAGCGGCTGGAGCCTCAGGCCACGCCGGGGGCCGGCCCCACGCAGCCTCCTCACCCACTAGTGCCTTTGCCCCCGCGGCCTGGCAGCGGCCGCCCCGATGGCTTCCTGGGCCAGCGCGGGCGGGCAGTGCGGCCCACGCGCCTGTCCCTGGAGGGGCTGCCCAGCCTGCCCAGCATGCACGAGTATCCCCTGCCTCCGGAGCCCAAGAGCCCCGGCGAGTACATCAACATCGACTTCGGCGAGCCGGGCACCCGCCTGTCTCCGCCCGCGCCTCCCCTGCTGGCCTCCGCGGCCTCGTCGTCTTCGCTGTTGTCCGCCAGCAGTCCAGCCTCGTCGCTGGGCTCAGGCACCCCGGGCACCAGCAGCGACAGCCGGCAGCGCTCCCCGCTCTCCGACTACATGAACCTCGACTTCAGCTCCCCCAAGTCTCCCAAGCCGGGTACCCGGAGCGGCCACCCCGTGGGCTCCCTGGACGCTCTCCTGTCCCCCGAGGGCTCCTCCCCGTACCCGCCGCTGCCCCCGCGCCCGCCTGCGTCCCCATCCTTGTCGCTGCAGCTGCCACCGCCGCCACCACCCCCGGGGGAGCTGTACCGCCTGCCCCCCGCTTTGGCCACCACCACCGCTGCCACCGCCACCCAGGGCCCGGGCGCCGCCTCGTCGACGTCCTCGGAGACCGGGGACAATGGTGACTACACGGAGATGGCGTTCGGCGTGGCCGCCACGCCGCCGCAGCCCATCGCAGCCCCCCCGAAGCCGGAAGCCGCTCGCGTGGCCAGCCCGACGGCGGGCGTGAAGAGGCTGAGCCTCATGGAGCAGGTGTCCGGGGTGGAGGCTTTCCTGCAGGCCGGCCAGCCCCCTGACCCCCACCGCGGTGCCAAAGTCATCCGCGCGGATCCGCAGGGCGGCCGCCGCCGCCACAGCTCCGAGACCTTCTCTTCCACCACGACGGTCACCCCCGTGTCCCCGTCCTTCGCCCACAACCCCAAGCGCCACAACTCGGCCTCCGTGGAAAACGTGTCTCTCAGGAAAAGCAGCGAGGGCGGCATGGGCGGCGGCCCTGGAGGGAGCGAGGAGCCGCCCACTTCCCCCCGACAGGTGCAGCCGGTGCCCCCCTCGGCCCCACAGGGCCGGCCGTGGACCCCGGGCCAGCCTGGGGGCTTAGTGGGCTGTCCTGGGAGCAGCGGCTCCCCAATGCGCAGGGAGACCTCTGCCGGCTTCCAGAACGGCCTCAACTACATCGCCATCGACGTGAGGGAGGAACCCGGGACGTCACCGCAGCCGCAGCCTCCACCGCCGCAGCTCCCGCAGCCGGGAGACAAGAGCTCCTGGGGCCGGACCCGAAGCCTCGGGGGTCTTATCAGCGCCGTGGGTGTCAGCAGCGCGGGCGGCGGGTGCGGGGGGCCGGGTCCCGGAACCCTGCCCCCTGCTAACACGTACGCCAGCATCGACTTTTTGTCCCACCACTTAAAGGAGGCCACCATCGTGAAAG